The Cryptomeria japonica chromosome 9, Sugi_1.0, whole genome shotgun sequence DNA segment CACTTCTGTGGTTGAGTTGTGTAAATCAGTGGTAACTTCAACAGTTCCATGAATAAATTCTTCTCCATGCACTGGTGAATTATGTGCTTCAGCAGTATCTTCCCTTTCTATCCGCATATCATGCTCCATATGCTCATTCACATTACCAGCTTGATCACTTGCTGGATCTGAGCTACCTTCTGCAATCTGCACTTGACGCTGGGCCATGCCTGTTGTGTGCTGTTCTGCACCCTGATTGATTTCATTCTGCTGAGCTTGTGTTTCCTCTCCACTAGGAACCCTGTTCGTCCcaccatggtttctttcttctgcGGCCAAAGTCTTTTTCTTATCTGTATCTTCAGACTTGTAAATTTGCTCTCCTGTGCTGGCAGCTCTGGTTAAAGCCTCCAAAGCCTTGAGTATAAGATTTACAAGTTTTGGAGCATCAGGATGGTCCAAGTCAATTACCTGAAGAGTACTTGTCAGAGCTTGGACCATCGCTGTATCAATCATTGTTTTCGCCATATCAGGAGAGCATCCTGGTACCTGAGTATTACCTGAAGATGCATTATTTGATAGAATGGAATTTACCAACTCCACAAAAGCGAGGACCTTCTTATTCGGCAATTGGACATGCTTGGAAGAACCCTTAACAGAATTTGAAGCCATATTAAGGGCTCTTACAATTTCTGATATAACCCGTTTTCTTCCTTCACTCGATCTGCCACATATCACTACCAGAAACCAAGAAGCCTTTTCAGATAACTTTTCTCTCCACTCTTCACTATTGCTTTCCGATGTTTTGTCCATGGGATAGGGTAAAAGCCTATGCAATACATGATACAAAAGGCCACCATGTCCTGAGACTTCTGCTCCTTGGCAAGGCCCACGACCTTGACTACTCTCTGAGTCCCGCCGCAGGACAACCCCTGCTGCATGTATATACATAAGAAGAATATCACTCATTAGCTTTAAAATAAAAGCAACTTTAGCTAACCCTGCAGAGCTATCAGGAACATTGTCACTTTCTGAATTCATGGTATCCTCAATCTTTgcttttcctttttccttaggaGCAACTTCATCAACCTCCATAGCCATTGTTGAACCTGTGCATTCTTCCCCTTGACTGGGAGGCGGATAGTGCAAAATCACCTCAAGAAGCTGGTCAATAACTTGGGTAAAGCTGTGAGGGATCTTCTTATGGCCCTTTGGAGTCTTAGCCAATCCATCATGTGGTCTGCCAATCCCATCATGAACTCGACCAACATCACCAGATGGAACACATGCCTCAGTATTACAAGAAGTTTTAgatttatctttttctttatctttctcCTTCACTTTCTCCTTCTCTTTTCCCTTTTCCTTGTCCTCTCTCTCCTTTGACAGTATGATATTAGGCCTTCCCCCTACAGTTTCTAACTGACATACCACAGCTGCAGTCTGCATAAAAATTGTAGGTTCACGAGAAATGACTGGGGCCATAGATGTCAAGAATGTTCTAGGAGAGACACGGCCACCATGACGATTTAAGATATTGATTAAAGTCTGCCGAATCTCTACCTCCATTGCAATCTGAAGAGTCTGGGGATCCTCAAGAAGGTGGCGTATGATAGCAGCTGCCACACTGTCAAAACCAGGGAAAAAACTGCTTCGAGGAAGGCTTAAGAGGGATGCCAATCCACCTCTCTCAAGAAACTTTATAGCCATTGAATGTGACTTTGTTAGTCTAGCACACAACTGAAGAACAGACTGTACAGTAGTTGCTGGCAGATGTAGCTGTAAATAGTCACAAGCAATGTTCATTGCCTTCTGCTGTTCATCTGTGGTCATGTAACCAGATGGCCTTCCTAAAATTTCCATGAATGGACTACTCTCTTTATTGTTTTCTTCCGTAGGAGACTTATTAGTGTTATTTGCTGTACTCATACCAGCTGAATTGTCTTCAGGAGTATTAGCATGTGATCCAGTTCCAGTAGTGTTCTGAGTATCGGAGGCAAGCTGCAGCTTACATTGCAACATATGGTCAAGTACAAGTAGCAATGCAGTCACCCATTTAGGAACAGAAATTTTTTCTCCTGCAACATTCTTTGGGGAAAAATTTGTCAATAAGTCCAATGCGGTAGaaacaagacaattttctgctGCCACTTCTCTCGCACTACTGTCTTCACTCAGCACTAATGCCAAAAGATGAGATATTGTAGATACAGGACTATTATCTTTTTCAGTTCCATCAACCTTCCAGAGTTTTAAATGTTGTACAAGATAAGGAACAACCCTAAGACGATACTGCCCTTTGTTTTGACAACACAAAGTCACAATCAAATCAGTCATGGAAAAAGCAATAGCATCTGTGCTCTGCAACATATTCATGCAAGTAGAGAGAATATCTTCAACTGGAGGATTTTCTGGAAGCTTCTCTTCATTCAAaacctcttttcctttttcagAAGATTCATCTTTGGGAGCCTCAGAAGGTTTCCCTAGTGACAAGGCCAGAGCTTGCGCAAGTTCATCATCCTCTTGAGCAGGCTCCTCAGGATGATTAAACAGCCACTCCATAGCCATTTCAACGCTGTTTGTTTCAACCCGCCTTAATGCTTCCTCTGCCCTAGACCTTGGGAAACCCATGTCAACTATCATAGAAATAGAAGTCTCATCTGGTGGATGACCTCTGAAACGTTGAGCACTGCTTCCTGGAACACCATTTCTGTTTCCTTTAGCATCACCTGTGCCAGAGTACACATGGGTAATGATTGAAACTACAGATGTAATCAGAGATGGATTACAACGACAGAACATTGGATGGTTCCAGATGGGGAGAACAGCACATAGAACTTGGGCCTGAATGGTGCGGACAAAGACCTCTGGATCCCTTGGAACTTGGAAAGATGCTCCAACTACTGGTTGAACTAATAGCTGTGAAGAAGAATTTGTAGTTAAGAGCAAAGAAGAATTAACAAGATGCTCCAAGAGTTTACAATAACTTCGCAATGTCTCTAATAACCAAGGGGCATGCTCCATCTTGTCATTCCCATTCtccttttcattttcagtttcCATTCCTGGCTGTGAAATAACTGGTACACTCCATAGTAATTGACCTGTTGCTTCAAAAGTAGTCAACAATTTTTGGATTGTACCATGTGAATAAAAATAATTCACTACCGCTGTATTGCACATGCGTCTTCGGTTGTCATAAATAACTGCTGCCATGTCATCCACAACCTTACCCAAGTACCTACATTTTGTAGAAAGTGATAACTCAAACTCAGAAAAGGTCCAGTTTTTCTCCACATCAAGACTCTCATTAAAAAGTTTTGCAAGAGAAACCACCACACTCTTTGCCGCACCACTAAGTGATCCTGTATCATCTCGGCGACGATTCGGAACTACCAATACCTTTACAAGATTGACATAGAAGGATCGCATGGCAGTAGCAACTTTACTTATGGTCTCAAAGTCAAGGAAATCAGGTGACTTCCTTTTAGACTCCTGGGATTGTGATGTTTCAGCTGCATTTACCGAGCCACCAATATCAATATCCGATGAATCTGCTTGTCGTCCAAGTCGACCAAGACGCATTCTTGAAAGGCTATCAACACCATGGTCCCTCCGACTATGACGATGCAATCCTTCTCCTGCATGTATAACAGAAAGGAACTCTGGATCAATTCCCCAACCAGATGAAGGCCCATTTCTCATAGACACTGGATTAACATATCTAACAACCGAAACTGTACTAGCATCATTGGTCACTTCTGATCCTGATGCGTTTACAGCTGTGGGTGCCTGTTCAATCTCTTTCTTCGCATCATTGACTAGAGATATCTGCCAAAGTACTTCTTTGTAAACTTTTCCTACATCTTTCAAGATATCTGCATCACCAGAACCAAGCTCGGGCATCATTGTTGTAGTACTTTTCAGCAGATGGGTTGAGAAAGATAAAACCCCTTCAAGACTGGAAAAGCATCTCAAAATTCTCATTCGCTCTGATACTTCAACATCTGCTAACTTCGTCCCAGCCAGAGAATCTGCTAACTGAAGTGCAGGCTTCAAATGATCTCTAAGAGCAGTGCAAACAGCCCTTGTAAGCGGAGATGAGTGCTGTGGTGaaaagtttttgaaagcaacagcAATATTCTGGCCACTTGCAAACGACAATGGCAAAAGTGGTAAATCAAACAGCTGCAGCACAGCTTCAATACCCTTTTTCTCGATAAACACCCCACATGTATCTGTATTATGAAGAATATTTTCCAAGAGACGTGTGGCATTGCTAATACAATCTGGGAGAAAAGCTTCCATGTTTGAACTTAAACTATCAGCCGAAACATCAACTGCCTGCTCAGGAGTCGCACTTGAAGACTCCTCTCCATCTACTGAAATAAAATCTGTTTCCATGGGAACAGATGTGCCAGCAGAATCTTGCAACAAGGAAGGTGTTTCTTGAGCAGATCCAATTTTTGCTATGGTGTTTAAGATTTCAATCAATACATCAACCCCAGGTCCACGCAAAGAAGCTGCATGGCGCATTAGCTCATCTAAAGCAGTTGATAAGGATCCAGGAGTGTCATTTGCCAAAGCCCGTAAGTAGATTTTGGATGTAAAAATTTTCACAAAACATTTCAATGCACCACGTTCACTAATGGCCTGAAGACCAAGGTTATTGAGGCACAATGCATCCAAACATTGTGGTATACAAGATACTGCTTCTGCAGAAGGAAGAACACCAGCCAAGATAGCACCCAAAAAGGCATCAGGCAAACCAGCAGAATCTAGCACAGAATAGCAAGTTGGATCTTTGTGAATAAGATCACTCATTACCGTAGCTGCAAGCGAAAACACACCACCACCAAAATCTTTTGCTCTCCTGAATATGGTACACAGGCAAAATGGCAATGCACTGTCTTCAGATCCATACAGTCGTGCAGTATTTCCAGGAGCATATGTACCAAGAGATATAGCCCGTAGCAAAGCTTTCATAAGAAGCCTTCTATGATAAGGAACCAATGTCTCAGACTGAACTGTCTGTGCTACCTCAGAAACACTAGCATCACTTATAGGAGCTTTTCCCTTACCATGTAGTTGTATTTCTGCTGTCTCCTTCCATGTACCCTCCTCAACACGACAGACTTCAAGCTTTAACCGGGCAATGGTATTATCCAAACCTCCTAAATCTCTGAATGAAATTGCTGCAGGATTACTGTAATCCATAAAAGCCTCAAGCACATGTACAGCTGCAGTTACCAAGTGTATGTGCTGTGTATTCAAGTTTTTTAGAAGAGGCAGCAATGTTGGCATTAATCCCACGTCCCTCAAAGCAGaacaacctgatgaagatgagACTAAAACTGTTACCAGAGAAAGAAGTGcttctagaaaagaaattgaacAATCGGCTGATCCACTGGAAATTGAACTTATTGCCTTCTGCATGAGACTGGGTAAGATACCACGATGGCCACCTGATGTGATGACATTTAAAACTGTTGTTTGACGTGACCTATCCTGATAAAGAGCAGTTAAGGCTAGAATTGCCAAAATGCGAATATCTTCAGGTACTGCATCATCAAAGCGTACCAAAGATACAAGTTCATTTACAAACTCAGGTTCATTTGTGAAAAATGCAGTCAGGTCATTAGCATCATTACTTGCTTGGACAAGCACTGTAAACGCAAGAAGACGAATGCATATGTATAGTCGTCTGCTATCCAACCGTGAAAAAGATCTTGCAAAGCGTAGCCTAGTTAGTAATGAAAATCTAAGGCCAGTAGGCACCTTATATTCATCTATCAAGTGTTTCAAAAGCTGAATATCACTTTCAGGGTGCATACTCATGTCAGGTATATGAATAACTTGCAAACCTGTGGATCTCAACTCCTCATCTCCAGAATCCCCCTTTTTAACAGATTCATCTACATAAAATTCAAAATGAAGAGCAGAACCTAGCCGATATCCAACAAGATCAGGGCCATTTTCAGTAGAGCAAGCTAACAGTCCAAGACCTTCTTCTTTACCACCCCATCCTTGAGATAAGGCAAACAATTTTGCATTGAGAGAAGTATCTCGAATTGGACACTTTCCCACTGGTTTTTTTACAAATGCAGCCAAGGTCTGTAAACTAGCGATTACCACATCTGCATCTGAAGAAGCGAGCAATGATGAAAGATGCTGCTGCACACATAAGACATATTGAGAAGTAAGAAGCAAAGAATTGGCATGACATCTAAGAAGTCAGCAAAAAATCATATACAAATATATGAGAAATCAGCAACAAGTGTGAAAGGAAAAAAATTAAGTAAAACCAATCAACAAATCAAAGTAACGATGAACCAGAACAGAAGAACTGGCAATAGATTACACCCATTAAAGAACATATCTAAAAATCAAGAAATTAAGATGTTAGTCGTTGGTTACTAAACAAGGCATTTATTTATGTCTTTGTGAAAAGAAAAGATACTTGGGAACTGTGAGTAAAGGAAACCTTTCAAATCACAGCATAACAGGAATCCCATCTGACATATGGTACAATTTTAAGTGATGGGGAAACTGTTATTTCTTTGATTCTGTAACCCATCAAACTTTAACATCATAACACTTGGGAACTGTGAGAAAAGGAAACCTTTCAAATCACAGCATAACAAAAACCCCATCTGACATATGGTACAATTTTAAGTGATGGGTAAACTTTTATTTCTTTGATTCTGTAACCCATCAAACTTTAACATCATAACAGAGCTCAAAAATAATCTCAGCCTTGCCTATAAACCCACACCCTTATAGGTAACTCTTGCATTTCTGGTACTTTTCATTTTAAGAAAGGAAGACATGTTCCACAAGCATAAACAAAAGCAGGGAGTACTCCAAGTCACAAGTCCAGCAAGCAGATAGCATTGCAAAGCCACTCATGTGGCAATAAACCTAATGACTCAACATTGAATACTATCTGATCAACCTTATGGAAAAGATCCAATAATATTTTAATACATAAAATGCTCTCTACGCACTCTTCAAATTGAACTTAAAGAAATTAATTACACTACTAGCTCAATCTTCAAACATTGAACAACAACACTATTTGTCATGTCAACTGTCATAATCTCAAGGAAGAAACCACCATGAGGTTAAAGAATTAGACCATAAACAACATTTGTTAAGTTCATAAACATAAACCAGTAAATTCAATAAAAACTAACAATTAAAAATTGCAGCAGTGAGGTAGAATTAGTAAAGCTAATGTAACATGATTGGGCCATATACATACTTCATAGGAGCAATAGAAGTGCTTATTTGTACAGTTTTCCAGTATAGTTCGAGACACCCGGAGGATCTGAAGAATAGCCAATCTTGGAAAAGGTGCATCGGCCTCCTGAAAATCATCATCCAGCTGCAAATCTTTTCTTGGCTTTACATACTTGTCAAAGAATGAATCAAAATGATTAAAAAGCTCAATCCAGTGATTAAAATCGCCCTGCACAGACACAAGATACTGTTAGTACTTCTCAGATATATTGGGATCCATATCAAAGTATAACCTCTATTGTAGAAAAGCAATCAAAAAAGATGCTCGCACATACCTTCTCATACTCCCATACAAATGTTTTAAGAGGAAGCTCTATGTTTTCAAAAGGAACACTGataacattgttgatgaaggttcTCACTTTTGGTGGCTGAAAAGTGCCAGAAAACAGGATCAATTGCAATGTACAAAAATCAGTGACAACAAGATGTGCTGAATCAGGTCCATCAAAATATACTCCAAAAGACATACATAGAGATAATATTGAGTACAAATGAAACCTAGCACTACACAGTTTCGTGAACTAGAAAGAAAGAAATCACGTTAACATTCATGGTCGACAAAAGAAGGTCAATAGAACCTCAAATAATTTATCCAGTTGCATAAGACAAGTAGTAGGGTAAAAAGACACTGGAATATTAGAATACGAAGGGGAACCAAATATTAAGCACTTGAGAAATGTGAATAAAATAAGTTAATAACTTATGAAAAACAGCTAATGCAACTGCCAGTGACAGCATCCTGCACATTACAAAATTCAGTTTACTTAACAATGAGACATTCCCTACACATTTCAAAAGTCAATTAAGAATATGTACATGTATTGACAACAATCAAAGTTCAACACTATAGGGATTATAAAATTATTTCTGCAGCCATCTTACAGATCTTACACCATATAATTATTCTAAATAGAACAACTCAACAACATTAGAAGCAAATAAAACACATCTAAGATATTGTCAACATGTAACATCGCATCCCTTGACAGGCTTGCAGCTTTCCCTTGATTTTGTTGACCCCTAGTCTGTTCCTAGGAGATGAaagaatatttttcaaaataaaagcaTTGAACTTTATGGTGAGAGGTAACTATGAAACATTTGTTCAATGTTTCTTGTCAATGTTCAACGTTATGCACTGTTTCTTATGAAGTTAACTCGTAATTTTAAATGTGTGAAAAAATTTGGACCTGAGTATTTATAACCCAATACAAAGTCCAAAATAAGAAAAGTTGAGCCACACCTGTAACCCATAAGTAGTTATACAGCCTGGAAATCTTGTTTCAAACCGGCATGAAAAGAGCAAGTCCCTCAAAAAACTATAGTATGGTCAGCATTCAATAATATTTTGGCCTAGGAAGGTGCTGATTAAGAAAAAGAATATCTTTCCACCATAGTTCTAACTAAGAATTGCCAATGTTGTTAAACACagttttaagggtgaatgatgccaAGCAAGATTGTGAGACAACAAGTAAAGAGAGAAGATTCCAGTAGATGAGGTGATTCAGATACAATAAAACCATCTTTCTCGCTGTATTTAAAGTTTTCAACAAAGATTAAAATTTTCTAATCATTGTGTTTTTGGACATCCTAGTTATTAAAGAAGCACATTTTAAAAGTGTCTCAAATAAAGCTTAGCTTCCACTTTTCTGCAGTCTTCCATCTTCTAATCAACCCCTCTTGCCACTCACAACTTTAGTTGAATCTAAGCTACCAATTTGCTTAGAAATTGCCCTGGATCCAGGGCCAGTTTGCACCTGGTCCAGGATTGCAAACTGGCCTGCTTTGGGTGTGGATAAGGTGCTGCAAAATGCATTACAGTTTAACCAGGTAGGCCCTGCAGCATACCTGAGCAAACCCAGATGTGTTTTACAGTACCCATGGCAAACCTGCAGCAACCCTGTGGGttttccaatttttattttttttctttaagaCCTCATGGATTGACTAGTTACCCTAAAAActtaagagtaaaccctaaatttgATGTGAAAcgacttaaaacatgaaaacaaAAGCATTTATGTCATTTTGGAAACAAAAAACACAAACTAAATAAAAATGTTA contains these protein-coding regions:
- the LOC131062807 gene encoding E3 ubiquitin-protein ligase UPL1 isoform X3, translated to MKFKKRRGTEAPPKVRTFINNVISVPFENIELPLKTFVWEYEKGDFNHWIELFNHFDSFFDKYVKPRKDLQLDDDFQEADAPFPRLAILQILRVSRTILENCTNKHFYCSYEQHLSSLLASSDADVVIASLQTLAAFVKKPVGKCPIRDTSLNAKLFALSQGWGGKEEGLGLLACSTENGPDLVGYRLGSALHFEFYVDESVKKGDSGDEELRSTGLQVIHIPDMSMHPESDIQLLKHLIDEYKVPTGLRFSLLTRLRFARSFSRLDSRRLYICIRLLAFTVLVQASNDANDLTAFFTNEPEFVNELVSLVRFDDAVPEDIRILAILALTALYQDRSRQTTVLNVITSGGHRGILPSLMQKAISSISSGSADCSISFLEALLSLVTVLVSSSSGCSALRDVGLMPTLLPLLKNLNTQHIHLVTAAVHVLEAFMDYSNPAAISFRDLGGLDNTIARLKLEVCRVEEGTWKETAEIQLHGKGKAPISDASVSEVAQTVQSETLVPYHRRLLMKALLRAISLGTYAPGNTARLYGSEDSALPFCLCTIFRRAKDFGGGVFSLAATVMSDLIHKDPTCYSVLDSAGLPDAFLGAILAGVLPSAEAVSCIPQCLDALCLNNLGLQAISERGALKCFVKIFTSKIYLRALANDTPGSLSTALDELMRHAASLRGPGVDVLIEILNTIAKIGSAQETPSLLQDSAGTSVPMETDFISVDGEESSSATPEQAVDVSADSLSSNMEAFLPDCISNATRLLENILHNTDTCGVFIEKKGIEAVLQLFDLPLLPLSFASGQNIAVAFKNFSPQHSSPLTRAVCTALRDHLKPALQLADSLAGTKLADVEVSERMRILRCFSSLEGVLSFSTHLLKSTTTMMPELGSGDADILKDVGKVYKEVLWQISLVNDAKKEIEQAPTAVNASGSEVTNDASTVSVVRYVNPVSMRNGPSSGWGIDPEFLSVIHAGEGLHRHSRRDHGVDSLSRMRLGRLGRQADSSDIDIGGSVNAAETSQSQESKRKSPDFLDFETISKVATAMRSFYVNLVKVLVVPNRRRDDTGSLSGAAKSVVVSLAKLFNESLDVEKNWTFSEFELSLSTKCRYLGKVVDDMAAVIYDNRRRMCNTAVVNYFYSHGTIQKLLTTFEATGQLLWSVPVISQPGMETENEKENGNDKMEHAPWLLETLRSYCKLLEHLVNSSLLLTTNSSSQLLVQPVVGASFQVPRDPEVFVRTIQAQVLCAVLPIWNHPMFCRCNPSLITSVVSIITHVYSGTGDAKGNRNGVPGSSAQRFRGHPPDETSISMIVDMGFPRSRAEEALRRVETNSVEMAMEWLFNHPEEPAQEDDELAQALALSLGKPSEAPKDESSEKGKEVLNEEKLPENPPVEDILSTCMNMLQSTDAIAFSMTDLIVTLCCQNKGQYRLRVVPYLVQHLKLWKVDGTEKDNSPVSTISHLLALVLSEDSSAREVAAENCLVSTALDLLTNFSPKNVAGEKISVPKWVTALLLVLDHMLQCKLQLASDTQNTTGTGSHANTPEDNSAGMSTANNTNKSPTEENNKESSPFMEILGRPSGYMTTDEQQKAMNIACDYLQLHLPATTVQSVLQLCARLTKSHSMAIKFLERGGLASLLSLPRSSFFPGFDSVAAAIIRHLLEDPQTLQIAMEVEIRQTLINILNRHGGRVSPRTFLTSMAPVISREPTIFMQTAAVVCQLETVGGRPNIILSKEREDKEKGKEKEKVKEKDKEKDKSKTSCNTEACVPSGDVGRVHDGIGRPHDGLAKTPKGHKKIPHSFTQVIDQLLEVILHYPPPSQGEECTGSTMAMEVDEVAPKEKGKAKIEDTMNSESDNVPDSSAGLAKVAFILKLMSDILLMYIHAAGVVLRRDSESSQGRGPCQGAEVSGHGGLLYHVLHRLLPYPMDKTSESNSEEWREKLSEKASWFLVVICGRSSEGRKRVISEIVRALNMASNSVKGSSKHVQLPNKKVLAFVELVNSILSNNASSGNTQVPGCSPDMAKTMIDTAMVQALTSTLQVIDLDHPDAPKLVNLILKALEALTRAASTGEQIYKSEDTDKKKTLAAEERNHGGTNRVPSGEETQAQQNEINQGAEQHTTGMAQRQVQIAEGSSDPASDQAGNVNEHMEHDMRIEREDTAEAHNSPVHGEEFIHGTVEVTTDLHNSTTEVSFRVEHRADDEMGDEEDDEDMDDDVEEEDEDEDEDEEDDIEGEEGTAHMSLADTDVEDHEDNGLGDDYGDDMVEEDDDDDFPENRVIEVRWREGLDGLNHVQVLGHAGGGGNLVDLSAEPFQGIHMEDIFGLRRPAGVDRRRPTGHRPFPERPGLDRGGAFQHPLLTRPAQSGGATSNGSIWATSGNISRDSAAISGGSFDVAQFFMYDAPMLLPPDHSGGAFFGDRGVGGPPPLLDFSMDPIFLTGRRGPGNGRWTDDGQPQAGAQAASIAQAVEEEFLSQLRSLTQSIEESPSRQAVVPSTDNADGGQQTTAAVMETDVQPNLPSGNPSGQQIEEHQMGEADLSQVQQNASVEHSEQRHPDFDVDGNRDDPDVLMRDEGNEAGNRDLESESQDSEGSGATMGESLRSLEVETGSADGREETERQGANQTLAVSTAENSDARGNSMDAENINSELRGADLVGQERDADVDQSHTTADTSVHLQAQNEAAQGGNNELAERSGEGTRTNTIDPTFLEALPEDLRAEVLASQQVQSARAANYTPPPAEDIDPEFLAALPPDIQAEVLAQQRAQRVVQSQQAEGQPVDMDSASIIATFPAELREEVLLTSSEAVLAALSPALLAEAQMLRERAMSQYQHRGFLGAGHRLGGRRHNIGTGGQALERGVGNSIGLTLGRRPGTSLGNAIKMKEVEGKALVDTDALKAMLQLLRLAQPLGKGLLQRLLLNLCAHVATRATLVHLLLDMLRPEAEGFPVESNGIPSQRLYGCQWNVVYARSQLSDGVPPLVSRRVLEILTYLAKNHFGVADLLFFMESCPTLDAASQTPTISNGEKGKGKILDEVHGSHSSERTESGEIPLILLLKLLNQPLFSRSSAHLEQLMGLLEVVMNNVGVKSELEAPPSHPQDVVTQADDGHVESEPLPETGPNVASAIQTGEPASLESNDDAYLPGSSDATKPIEGQEASASGSKKEMDASEVLLQLPQRELQNLCKLLAKEGLSDTVYTKVAEVLKKLASIALTHRKLFISELADSAHNLSGDAVGELVTLRDMELLGGNACSMAGAAILRVLQALSTLTSDVGTSDDKEHEILSVVRELNMALDPLWQGLSVCISKIEQSLGNASEVSASASRNAGATSVAPPLPPGTQRVLPFIEAFFVLCEKLQLVTSAAQHDSDDASTSDAAQLKKVEGGMTFVKFADKHRRLLNAFVRQHPGLLEKSLSLMLKTPRLIDFDNKRSFFRSRIRQQNEQHNYNPLRICVRRTYVLEDSYSQLRMRSVDDIKGRLTVQFQGEEGIDAGGLTREWYQLLSRVIFDKGALLFTTVGNESTFQPNPNSVYQTEHLSYFKFVGRVVAKALFDGQLLDVHFTRSFYKHILGVRVAYHDIEAIDPDYFKNLKWMLENDISDILDLTFSIDADEEKRILYEKTEVTDYELISGGRNIRVTDENKHQYVDLVAEHILTNAIRSQINAFMEGFNELIPRHLISIFNDKELELLISGLPEIDLDDLKSSTEYTGYTSASPVIQWFWEVVQGFGKEDMARLLQFVTGTSKVPLEGFKALQGISGPQRFQIHKAYGAPERLPSAHTCFNQLDLPEYSSKEQLQERLLLAIHEASEGFGFG